From Pigmentibacter ruber, a single genomic window includes:
- a CDS encoding KH domain-containing protein: MRELIEYVAKSLVDNADKVEINEINGAQTNVIELKVAKEDVGKIIGKSGRTADAIRTILNCGAAKQNKRYILHIIDE, encoded by the coding sequence ATGCGAGAATTAATTGAATATGTTGCGAAGTCTCTTGTTGACAATGCGGATAAAGTTGAAATTAATGAAATCAATGGTGCACAAACAAATGTTATAGAATTAAAAGTTGCTAAAGAAGATGTTGGAAAAATCATCGGAAAAAGCGGAAGAACAGCAGATGCAATTAGAACGATTTTAAATTGTGGTGCTGCTAAACAAAATAAACGATATATTTTACACATCATTGACGAATAA
- the tkt gene encoding transketolase encodes MLLDFVAKHKKDLENIALSVRILGMDAVLKAKSGHVGLPLGGAEMGTLLYFAVMQHSAENPNWINRDRFILSAGHGSMLQYSLLHMANYPISKEEIIQFRQLDSLTPGHPENGHTVGIECTTGPLGQGISHAVGMAIAERMLAARFNTTNNEIIDHRTFVIAGDGCLMEGVSSEACSLAGHLKLNRLITLYDANNITIDGTIDISFSENVQKRYEAYGWNVLHANGNDFESLAKAMEKALEFSKMSNGETGPTIVICKGIPGKGSPKWEGKPKIHGNPMTAEDVVDAKRHLGVQNVEPFFVPQECYNSAKNLIEFSAKKYQKWEKQLSTTLHLWETTEPEKLKLWHQHFNKELEVEFSKQVLSNAKGNMATRVSSGKALCELAALNPQLVGGSADLAGSNLTTLPNTTFINSKDFSGRNIHFGVREHGMAAICNGISLHGGFQAFCATFAVFSDYMRPSIRLAALMKIPTVFILTHDSYAVGEDGPTHQPIEHAAALRAIPDLLVYRPSDTLETYLAWEKAVNTKNKPTALLLTRQDLSDLDSFLTTPRESYLVKESLDKGAYIVKDFSENNGTKAIIIASGSEVSLALETANILEKETYQTLNQNKVKLSIRVVSCIAPQLLSDNPVTLNNLIPKEIPTIAVEAGSTQSWGEIVGRDGAIFGMKSFGASAPAKVLAEHFGFEKNKFAKFVLNFLQLR; translated from the coding sequence ATGCTTTTAGATTTTGTCGCAAAACATAAAAAAGATTTGGAAAACATTGCTCTTTCTGTTCGAATTTTAGGAATGGATGCGGTTTTAAAAGCAAAATCTGGGCATGTAGGTCTGCCATTGGGGGGTGCTGAAATGGGCACCCTCCTTTATTTTGCTGTAATGCAACACAGCGCTGAAAACCCAAATTGGATTAATAGAGATCGTTTCATTCTTTCAGCGGGTCATGGAAGTATGTTGCAATATTCGCTCTTGCATATGGCTAATTATCCCATCTCCAAGGAAGAAATAATCCAATTTAGACAATTAGATAGTCTTACCCCTGGACATCCCGAAAATGGTCATACAGTTGGAATTGAATGCACAACAGGTCCTCTTGGACAAGGTATTTCGCATGCAGTTGGCATGGCAATTGCCGAGAGAATGCTAGCCGCACGATTTAACACAACAAATAATGAAATTATAGATCACAGAACGTTTGTCATAGCTGGTGACGGTTGTCTGATGGAAGGTGTCAGCTCTGAAGCCTGTAGCTTAGCTGGACACTTAAAATTAAATCGCCTAATCACGCTTTATGATGCAAATAACATTACTATCGACGGAACAATTGATATCTCATTTAGTGAAAATGTTCAGAAAAGATATGAAGCTTATGGATGGAATGTTCTTCATGCTAATGGAAATGATTTTGAATCCCTAGCAAAAGCTATGGAAAAAGCTTTAGAGTTTTCTAAAATGTCTAATGGAGAAACAGGGCCTACGATTGTAATTTGTAAAGGCATCCCTGGTAAAGGTTCTCCAAAATGGGAAGGAAAACCAAAAATTCATGGAAATCCAATGACAGCGGAAGATGTTGTCGATGCAAAACGTCATTTAGGAGTTCAAAACGTAGAACCATTTTTTGTACCACAAGAATGTTATAATTCAGCAAAAAATTTAATTGAATTCTCGGCAAAAAAATATCAAAAATGGGAAAAACAATTATCTACTACTTTACATCTTTGGGAAACAACTGAGCCGGAAAAACTTAAACTATGGCATCAGCATTTCAACAAAGAACTTGAAGTTGAATTTTCAAAACAAGTTTTAAGTAATGCAAAAGGTAATATGGCCACACGTGTTTCGAGTGGCAAAGCTCTATGTGAATTAGCAGCTTTAAATCCACAACTTGTTGGAGGATCTGCTGACCTAGCAGGCAGCAATTTAACTACTCTTCCAAATACAACATTTATAAATAGTAAAGATTTTTCTGGAAGAAATATACACTTTGGGGTCAGAGAGCACGGAATGGCCGCTATTTGTAATGGCATTTCTCTGCATGGAGGTTTCCAAGCTTTTTGTGCAACTTTTGCGGTTTTTTCAGATTACATGCGCCCTTCTATCCGTTTAGCTGCCCTAATGAAAATACCTACTGTTTTTATTTTAACTCATGATAGCTATGCAGTGGGTGAAGACGGACCAACTCATCAACCAATCGAACACGCTGCTGCTTTAAGAGCTATTCCAGATCTCCTTGTTTATCGACCAAGCGACACTCTTGAAACCTACTTAGCCTGGGAGAAAGCTGTTAATACAAAAAATAAACCTACGGCATTGCTTTTAACGCGCCAAGATTTATCAGATTTAGATAGTTTTTTAACTACACCAAGAGAATCTTATTTGGTTAAAGAAAGTTTAGATAAGGGTGCATATATAGTTAAAGACTTCTCTGAAAATAATGGAACAAAAGCAATTATAATTGCTTCCGGTAGCGAAGTTTCTCTTGCGCTGGAAACTGCCAATATTTTAGAAAAAGAAACATATCAAACTTTAAATCAAAATAAAGTAAAATTATCAATACGCGTTGTTAGTTGTATAGCACCACAACTCTTAAGCGACAATCCTGTTACTTTAAATAACTTAATACCAAAAGAAATTCCTACTATAGCTGTAGAAGCAGGCTCTACTCAAAGTTGGGGAGAAATTGTTGGAAGAGACGGCGCTATATTTGGTATGAAATCTTTTGGAGCATCTGCTCCTGCAAAAGTTTTAGCAGAACATTTTGGTTTTGAAAAAAATAAGTTTGCTAAATTTGTATTAAATTTTCTTCAATTAAGGTAA
- a CDS encoding TonB-dependent receptor: protein MFKKNVPLIIIVLFSNQMIYAQNTPVQQKTQDASLEGKIKIQGKVRALGSRTDIVDAMIFDESDRQITTRSNNDGFFTIIVSKNSKGIVIRAENFQDLKIKIEDGKLQSESPFLLEPSPEYGGYGIIRAKKKDEISQTSFQADEIDQAPGTSRDAVKLLQTLPSVLPASVGSADIVVRGGLPGDNSYYYDDLLLPFIFHFGGAQTIIPSRMIESMDFYPGAFSARYTDTIGGVIQLRSPGSIPKKLSGEFELGMIQSGIYLEGNAFGKEKSESEKVAANTTQVDNNTTNEKDNDAVGFRMGFRRTYLELYKPLIQKLASDSSFVTIPQATDYQFVFNGNHSSGTWQAYLLGAADRVSLSSDIGNSNTASGKNSFSFYNYTEVSGVKYNFNLGNGYGLNIFGEQRYLVFQQNIFNDVIDAKSHLFVLGLALDKKVNDQFSYTLGIRPKVARNQVGIDVVQYPSGDPTIYFDPELAPRNKTTVTDNYFYGDTFLDFTYSPIKPLKFNPGVNVLKGPSANQLAIDPRIGVRYEFMEGQTLKAAWGYYSQLPAIQYLISGYGNPNLDLERNIQYVVGHESKFWDNYSTDLQFWYKTSNNLTGPAVNNSNNKFENSIQSRAKGVEFFLKKKPSDFWFGWISYGWSMAEVRDPGTGAWRYSDYDRTHSFNLVYGQKITSRWNAGFRIQYMTGNPYSTVQGGTFNQNTGVYAAAPDGNTYLINKNDGRSPYFMEVDFRTEYDFLFTDWTLTSYLNILNLFNRSNVAYTTFNRDYSNTVSVTGLPILPSIGVIAKF, encoded by the coding sequence ATGTTTAAGAAAAACGTGCCACTCATTATCATCGTATTGTTTTCAAATCAGATGATCTATGCCCAAAATACACCTGTGCAACAAAAAACACAAGATGCAAGTCTTGAAGGAAAAATAAAAATTCAAGGCAAAGTTCGTGCTTTAGGTTCAAGAACAGATATTGTGGATGCTATGATATTTGATGAAAGCGATCGTCAAATAACAACAAGATCAAATAATGATGGTTTTTTTACTATAATTGTTAGTAAAAACTCAAAAGGTATTGTCATTCGCGCTGAAAATTTTCAAGATTTAAAAATTAAAATAGAAGATGGAAAACTGCAAAGTGAGTCCCCTTTCTTACTTGAGCCTTCTCCCGAATATGGTGGATATGGAATTATTCGAGCAAAAAAGAAAGATGAAATATCTCAAACATCTTTTCAAGCTGATGAAATAGATCAAGCTCCTGGCACTTCGCGTGATGCTGTTAAATTATTACAAACTTTGCCTTCTGTTTTACCTGCTAGTGTAGGAAGTGCAGATATCGTTGTCCGTGGTGGGTTACCGGGTGACAATTCATATTATTATGATGACCTGTTGTTACCTTTTATATTTCATTTCGGTGGAGCTCAGACTATTATTCCAAGCAGAATGATAGAGTCTATGGATTTTTATCCAGGTGCTTTTAGTGCTAGATATACTGATACAATTGGGGGAGTGATTCAATTAAGATCTCCAGGAAGTATTCCAAAAAAATTATCGGGTGAATTTGAACTTGGGATGATTCAAAGTGGAATTTACTTAGAAGGTAATGCTTTTGGCAAAGAAAAGAGTGAATCAGAAAAAGTAGCTGCTAATACTACTCAAGTAGATAACAATACAACAAATGAAAAAGATAATGATGCAGTTGGATTTCGCATGGGTTTCAGGCGGACTTATTTAGAACTCTATAAACCTTTAATACAAAAATTAGCGAGTGATTCTAGTTTTGTTACGATACCTCAAGCAACAGATTATCAATTTGTTTTTAATGGAAATCATTCAAGCGGTACATGGCAGGCTTATCTTTTAGGAGCTGCTGATAGAGTTTCTTTATCTTCTGATATAGGTAACAGTAATACGGCTTCAGGAAAAAATAGTTTTAGTTTTTATAATTATACAGAAGTTTCAGGCGTAAAATATAATTTTAATTTAGGAAATGGCTATGGTTTGAATATTTTTGGTGAACAACGCTATTTAGTTTTTCAACAAAATATTTTTAATGATGTTATCGATGCAAAAAGCCATTTATTTGTGTTAGGTTTAGCATTAGATAAAAAAGTAAATGACCAATTTTCGTATACACTAGGCATAAGACCTAAAGTTGCAAGAAATCAGGTTGGAATTGATGTTGTTCAATACCCTAGTGGAGATCCAACTATTTATTTTGATCCTGAACTAGCGCCAAGAAATAAAACAACTGTTACTGACAATTACTTTTATGGTGATACGTTTTTGGATTTTACATATTCACCAATTAAGCCTTTAAAATTTAATCCTGGAGTAAATGTTTTAAAAGGACCTTCGGCAAATCAATTAGCAATTGATCCAAGAATTGGAGTTCGCTATGAGTTTATGGAAGGGCAAACATTAAAAGCAGCTTGGGGATATTACAGCCAATTACCCGCTATACAATATTTAATCTCTGGGTATGGTAATCCAAATTTAGATTTAGAAAGAAATATTCAGTATGTAGTCGGTCATGAATCTAAATTTTGGGACAATTATTCAACAGATCTTCAATTTTGGTACAAAACAAGTAATAATTTAACAGGTCCAGCAGTAAATAATTCAAATAATAAATTTGAAAACTCAATTCAATCTAGAGCAAAAGGAGTAGAGTTTTTTCTAAAGAAAAAACCATCTGACTTCTGGTTTGGCTGGATTAGTTATGGTTGGAGTATGGCAGAAGTAAGAGATCCTGGAACAGGTGCATGGCGTTACTCAGATTATGATAGAACACATTCCTTTAATTTGGTTTATGGACAAAAAATTACAAGTCGTTGGAATGCTGGATTTAGAATACAATATATGACAGGTAATCCTTATTCTACGGTACAAGGCGGTACATTTAATCAAAATACTGGTGTATATGCTGCAGCTCCAGATGGAAATACTTATCTTATTAATAAAAATGATGGGCGTTCGCCTTACTTTATGGAAGTAGATTTCAGAACAGAATATGACTTTTTATTTACTGATTGGACATTAACATCTTATTTAAATATTTTAAATTTATTTAATAGAAGTAACGTAGCTTACACTACTTTTAATCGAGACTATTCAAATACTGTAAGTGTAACTGGTTTACCCATACTTCCTTCTATAGGTGTTATTGCAAAATTTTAA
- a CDS encoding FGGY family carbohydrate kinase, which produces MTHFILSIDEGTTGIQASFFSMNDFSMYGNNKIEFPQIYPRPGLVEHNPQQIWETTLKAIQNAIELSYQQNSNFSAAKIAAIGITNQRETCLAWNKKTGEIAGNAIVWQDRRTADFCENLKKNKKLQEEILQKTGLVCDPYFSASKMRWMLEQYSSVKQWDLTGELALGTIDSFVIWKLTNGKSFVTDHTNASRTMLYNLHTGNYDQDLLKLFNISEKSLAEIKPSFANFGETFKVPGLPDGIPIMGVLGDQQAALFGQKCIHSGEAKITFGTGAFLLMNTGEHIVTTDEGLLTTVAFATKNKRAFALEGSAFIAGAAVQFLRDNFGWVKNSAESAEQAMSYPRDEEILFVPSLAGLGAPYWNPQAKGVLFGLTRGTQKAQIIRAVLESIAMQNVQLLKLMEKLSKQKILKVGVDGGASRNDFLMQFQADLLQTELFRPANTETTSLGAAMAAVTGLKEQDIFESVKDYNGKEFRPTMPEAIASANLYRWLKAVDCVNLFYK; this is translated from the coding sequence ATGACTCATTTTATCTTATCAATAGATGAAGGTACCACAGGAATTCAGGCCTCTTTTTTTAGTATGAATGATTTTTCAATGTATGGAAATAATAAAATTGAATTTCCTCAAATTTATCCAAGGCCAGGATTGGTTGAACATAATCCACAACAGATTTGGGAAACTACTTTAAAAGCAATACAGAATGCAATAGAGCTTTCTTATCAACAAAATTCAAACTTTTCAGCAGCAAAAATTGCAGCTATTGGTATTACAAATCAAAGAGAAACATGTTTGGCTTGGAATAAAAAGACAGGCGAAATAGCTGGTAATGCAATTGTTTGGCAAGATAGAAGAACTGCAGATTTTTGTGAGAATTTAAAAAAGAATAAAAAATTACAAGAAGAAATACTTCAAAAAACGGGGCTAGTTTGTGATCCCTATTTTAGCGCTTCTAAAATGCGCTGGATGTTAGAACAATATTCTTCTGTAAAACAGTGGGATTTAACAGGTGAATTAGCTTTAGGCACTATAGACTCATTTGTGATTTGGAAATTAACAAACGGGAAATCATTTGTAACTGATCATACAAATGCAAGTCGTACAATGTTGTATAATTTACATACTGGAAATTATGATCAAGATTTATTAAAGCTATTTAATATTTCTGAAAAAAGTTTAGCTGAAATTAAACCAAGTTTTGCTAATTTTGGAGAAACTTTTAAAGTACCAGGACTCCCAGATGGTATACCAATAATGGGTGTATTAGGGGATCAGCAAGCTGCTTTATTTGGACAAAAATGTATTCATTCTGGAGAAGCAAAAATAACTTTTGGTACAGGTGCTTTTCTGTTAATGAATACTGGGGAACATATTGTTACAACTGATGAAGGATTGCTTACTACGGTTGCTTTTGCAACAAAAAATAAAAGAGCATTTGCATTGGAAGGTTCCGCATTTATTGCTGGAGCTGCAGTTCAATTTCTTCGAGATAATTTTGGTTGGGTAAAAAACTCTGCTGAAAGTGCTGAACAGGCGATGAGTTATCCTAGAGATGAAGAAATTTTATTTGTTCCTTCATTAGCAGGTTTAGGCGCGCCTTATTGGAATCCGCAGGCAAAGGGGGTTTTATTTGGGCTTACAAGAGGAACACAAAAAGCGCAGATTATTAGGGCTGTGCTTGAAAGTATTGCAATGCAAAATGTCCAGTTACTGAAATTAATGGAAAAATTAAGTAAACAAAAAATATTAAAAGTGGGAGTTGATGGTGGAGCTTCTAGAAATGATTTCCTTATGCAGTTTCAAGCAGATTTATTACAAACAGAGTTATTCAGACCTGCTAATACAGAAACAACTTCTCTAGGAGCCGCTATGGCAGCTGTTACAGGCTTAAAAGAACAGGATATATTTGAATCTGTTAAGGATTATAATGGGAAAGAATTTAGGCCAACAATGCCAGAAGCTATAGCAAGTGCTAACCTATACAGATGGCTTAAGGCGGTAGATTGTGTGAATTTATTTTATAAATAA
- a CDS encoding Hsp20/alpha crystallin family protein has translation MYRNHFIKNLTSQNSSLPFFGFHNEVGNLINTIFSDQIKDDNSEVWFRPNLDIMETKDHYFVTLELSGISQKDIDISLEKNILTISGEKKKKELDKETNFYRSEISYGKFKRSIEFPEKANSDAIEAELKDGILSIKIGKITQAEAKKIEIKLAQ, from the coding sequence ATGTACCGCAATCATTTTATAAAAAATTTAACAAGCCAAAATAGTTCGTTACCTTTTTTTGGATTTCATAATGAAGTGGGTAATTTAATAAATACAATTTTTTCAGACCAAATTAAAGATGATAATTCTGAAGTTTGGTTTAGACCCAACTTAGATATTATGGAAACTAAAGATCACTATTTTGTAACGCTTGAACTCTCAGGAATTTCTCAAAAAGATATTGATATTTCTTTAGAGAAAAATATTTTAACAATATCAGGAGAAAAAAAGAAAAAAGAACTTGATAAAGAAACAAATTTTTATCGCAGTGAAATTTCCTATGGAAAATTTAAACGCTCTATAGAATTTCCTGAAAAGGCAAATTCAGATGCCATTGAAGCTGAATTAAAAGACGGAATTTTATCAATTAAAATTGGCAAAATTACACAGGCAGAAGCAAAAAAAATTGAAATTAAACTAGCTCAATAG
- a CDS encoding glycoside hydrolase family 3 N-terminal domain-containing protein: MSLKERQSIPKKFEKYFFSLPFIEQAGFFLWPSLNSVEIQAEEKKLLNLIKPSGMILFKRNFQSFSQARNLIQTIKKVRGIKKSTYKIPMIVSIDEEGGRVSRLPPPFNRGKPALEFAEQNDLNGLEGQLLHQIFVAKNLGINSLLSPVVDILTEPSNLVIGDRCFGRTPEKVTKFASFVNKILLAENMYSCAKHFPGHGNTTTDSHKELSVSNVTLEVLRKREWIPFKNLINENVPFIITAHVLIPEIDENNPATLSKIILAKYLRKELGFKGLIISDDLRMNAIAEHYKQKRKVQSSITENNNISFQEDDNYLQHAAIDALKAGCDILLSCQSIVREAKIAYAIANKMQNDKLFHKLMLEKAWNIFSTLTKKRKMKI; encoded by the coding sequence TTGAGTCTGAAAGAGCGACAATCAATTCCAAAAAAATTTGAAAAATATTTTTTTTCATTGCCATTTATTGAGCAAGCGGGTTTTTTCTTATGGCCATCATTAAATAGCGTTGAAATTCAAGCGGAAGAAAAAAAATTATTAAATCTAATAAAACCATCTGGGATGATATTGTTTAAAAGGAATTTTCAAAGTTTTTCACAAGCAAGAAATTTAATTCAAACAATAAAAAAAGTGCGTGGTATTAAAAAAAGCACTTATAAAATTCCAATGATAGTTTCAATCGATGAAGAAGGGGGAAGAGTCTCTCGCTTACCACCTCCTTTTAATAGAGGTAAACCAGCCCTTGAATTTGCCGAACAAAATGATTTAAATGGCTTGGAAGGTCAATTGTTGCATCAAATTTTTGTTGCAAAAAATTTAGGTATTAATAGTTTACTTAGTCCTGTTGTAGATATCCTTACAGAACCATCTAATTTAGTCATAGGGGATAGATGCTTTGGTCGTACACCAGAAAAGGTTACAAAGTTCGCCTCTTTCGTAAATAAAATACTGCTTGCTGAAAATATGTATTCCTGTGCAAAACATTTCCCTGGGCATGGAAATACAACTACAGATTCGCACAAGGAATTGAGTGTCAGCAATGTTACATTAGAAGTTCTAAGAAAAAGGGAATGGATTCCTTTCAAAAATTTAATAAACGAAAATGTCCCATTTATTATTACAGCCCATGTTTTAATTCCTGAAATTGATGAAAATAATCCAGCAACTTTAAGTAAAATAATTCTTGCAAAATATTTACGAAAAGAATTAGGTTTTAAAGGATTAATAATTAGTGATGACTTAAGAATGAACGCTATTGCTGAACATTATAAGCAAAAAAGAAAGGTTCAATCTTCTATAACTGAAAATAATAATATTTCTTTTCAAGAAGATGATAATTATTTGCAACATGCAGCTATCGATGCATTAAAAGCTGGTTGTGATATTTTGTTAAGTTGTCAAAGTATTGTTAGGGAAGCAAAAATTGCATATGCAATCGCAAACAAAATGCAGAATGATAAACTATTCCATAAATTGATGTTGGAGAAAGCGTGGAATATTTTTTCGACCTTAACAAAAAAGCGAAAGATGAAAATATAA
- a CDS encoding phosphatase PAP2 family protein, whose translation MKLLKSINFHLKEKELVNIKTVNIFYFTILFLVLIINVVLNYREPAHVWIEIIGSIIQIAIPVYVLVPVLWKKDKIGAIQMIKMLVVILGITWAFKLGLSQVFGISDLRPRGGNMSFPSGHTSGAFSGAVFLSLRYGWKYAFISLPLASFVGFTRIYSLAHWPIDVIASIILCSISGFLLVKKYN comes from the coding sequence ATGAAGTTATTAAAATCAATTAACTTTCATTTAAAAGAAAAAGAATTAGTAAATATTAAAACTGTTAATATTTTCTACTTTACTATTCTTTTTCTTGTACTAATTATAAATGTAGTATTGAATTATAGAGAACCAGCTCACGTTTGGATAGAAATTATCGGTTCAATAATTCAAATAGCTATACCTGTTTATGTATTGGTACCAGTTTTATGGAAGAAAGATAAAATTGGCGCAATCCAAATGATCAAAATGTTAGTAGTGATTTTAGGTATAACATGGGCTTTTAAATTAGGCTTAAGTCAGGTCTTTGGGATAAGTGATTTACGTCCAAGAGGAGGTAACATGAGTTTTCCTAGCGGACACACTTCAGGGGCTTTCTCTGGAGCAGTATTTTTGTCTTTACGCTATGGCTGGAAATACGCATTTATTAGTTTACCTTTAGCATCATTTGTTGGATTTACAAGAATTTATTCATTAGCCCATTGGCCTATTGATGTAATTGCATCCATCATTCTTTGCTCAATTTCAGGATTTCTATTGGTAAAAAAATATAATTAA
- a CDS encoding glutaredoxin, with protein MAKVLMYTTTVCPYCNAAKNLFKSLNVEYQEINLDSDPDLRAKLSAENNGWRTVPMIFIDGKFIGGFDDTNKLHKEGKLLNLLGKN; from the coding sequence TTGGCAAAAGTTCTCATGTATACAACTACTGTTTGTCCCTATTGCAATGCAGCAAAAAATCTTTTTAAAAGCTTAAATGTTGAATATCAAGAGATTAATTTAGACAGTGATCCTGATCTGAGAGCAAAACTTTCAGCAGAAAATAATGGTTGGAGAACTGTTCCAATGATTTTTATTGATGGTAAATTTATTGGCGGTTTTGATGATACAAATAAGCTCCATAAAGAAGGAAAACTTCTAAATTTACTTGGGAAAAACTAA
- a CDS encoding ArnT family glycosyltransferase, whose protein sequence is MNSFEKTTVFFLKPFDLKRTHFWFILFLFLLLRIIWAIFFPMGNDEVYYWEWSRVLQLSYVDAPPFVAWQSYLGNLIFDNSLGARFFLPLFYFISTLFLLLSAEKFAKLQNKIFTNEIAFSVIIMTQLVPVFSLEGFMLLPDNGLLFGISGSLYFLLSALEVQQKKQLLHLPLKYAFFAGFFIGIAGLSKYHALPISIGFFISILFYRGLKKSISDIPFWLLTVLSSILVVSPVLIWNFEHQFASFHFQSQHGFAGFSLNLKAFSKFILGTIFYLYPWFFVVFFVFIYQNLKRKKFLTSINNVVIFPFLILFIIILTSALGKQALPHWTMPGFFLLIPALAVQWHPFTNKYFKRWKIYLKLSASISILIPTVLCFDQFNQFVLRAYVFFKGNADDLFQVLAWQSLQNDLKKQVKIDIETKPFNPYKLNCKGSDFIFASLKWYWTAQMAFHFQNQPKIYNFDFINTSFYLWRDNLPRLANCNIILLGSKDHFDQNLIEEVMDIHEKKEIHIYPYSGENIIYLKGRMKEEAKLKEIYDKQTKKIKF, encoded by the coding sequence GTGAACTCATTTGAAAAAACAACTGTTTTTTTTCTCAAACCATTTGATTTAAAAAGAACTCATTTTTGGTTCATTTTATTTTTGTTTCTATTACTGCGGATAATTTGGGCAATTTTTTTTCCCATGGGCAATGATGAAGTATACTACTGGGAATGGTCGAGAGTGCTACAGCTTAGTTACGTTGACGCCCCCCCTTTTGTTGCTTGGCAAAGTTATCTTGGCAATTTAATTTTTGATAATTCTTTAGGTGCAAGATTTTTTCTTCCTTTATTTTATTTTATATCAACTTTATTTTTACTTTTAAGTGCAGAAAAATTCGCAAAGTTACAAAACAAAATTTTTACAAATGAAATTGCTTTTTCTGTAATTATTATGACCCAACTCGTCCCAGTTTTTTCATTAGAGGGATTTATGTTACTACCAGATAATGGGTTGTTATTTGGTATTTCAGGTTCTCTTTATTTTTTGCTATCTGCTTTAGAAGTTCAACAAAAGAAACAACTTCTGCATTTACCGCTAAAATATGCTTTTTTTGCAGGATTTTTTATTGGAATAGCTGGACTTTCAAAATATCACGCCCTTCCAATCAGTATAGGATTTTTTATTTCCATTTTGTTTTATAGAGGATTAAAAAAAAGCATCTCTGATATTCCATTTTGGTTGCTAACTGTCTTATCTAGCATTTTAGTTGTTAGCCCTGTTCTAATTTGGAATTTTGAACATCAATTTGCATCTTTTCACTTTCAAAGCCAACATGGTTTTGCTGGATTTTCATTAAATTTAAAAGCTTTTAGCAAATTTATTTTAGGTACCATTTTTTATCTTTACCCATGGTTTTTTGTGGTATTTTTTGTGTTTATTTATCAAAATTTAAAACGAAAAAAATTTTTAACCTCAATTAATAATGTAGTTATTTTTCCATTTCTGATATTATTTATAATAATTTTAACTTCCGCATTAGGAAAGCAAGCTTTACCGCATTGGACAATGCCAGGTTTTTTTCTTCTCATACCCGCTTTAGCTGTTCAATGGCATCCTTTTACTAATAAATATTTTAAACGCTGGAAAATATATTTAAAATTATCTGCAAGCATTTCAATATTAATTCCAACAGTATTATGTTTTGATCAATTCAATCAATTTGTATTACGGGCTTATGTGTTTTTCAAAGGAAATGCTGACGATCTTTTTCAAGTTCTTGCGTGGCAAAGTTTACAGAACGATTTAAAAAAACAAGTTAAGATTGATATAGAAACAAAACCTTTTAATCCTTATAAATTAAATTGTAAAGGCTCTGATTTTATCTTTGCTTCATTAAAATGGTATTGGACTGCTCAAATGGCTTTTCATTTTCAGAATCAACCTAAAATATATAACTTTGACTTTATAAATACTTCATTTTATTTATGGAGGGATAATCTTCCGCGTTTAGCAAATTGCAATATCATATTACTAGGAAGTAAAGACCATTTTGATCAAAATTTAATTGAAGAAGTCATGGATATACATGAAAAAAAAGAAATTCATATTTATCCATATTCAGGCGAAAACATAATCTACTTGAAAGGAAGAATGAAGGAAGAAGCTAAGCTAAAAGAAATATATGATAAACAAACAAAAAAAATAAAATTTTAA